The region ctcaaggattttatccaggtgtATAGTGATCATTTTGAATCTACAGGTACTACACATAATTTGattacattaggttgtcatattgaacattttttattttttcactaaaatgttgctttagcaccaaatttctcacttttgcaagaggtaacaccaaaaCGTGGACCCCACAGTCTGCTACTCACTTTCTTCTGAATACAGCGATAGCACACATATAGCCAAACCTGGCCTGAATTTTGTGAGGTCCACATTCTAGAGTATTCAGACTTGGGCATGTGGATGAGAATTTGTCTGAATAATAGTTTGGTATGTGATAATCAAGtcctggaattctcagatgacccatCTTTTCAAGGACATTTGTGGGGTCCAGATTCTGGAGTATAAAGACGGGAGCATATAGATGAGAATTTGTCTCCGTGTTTCATATGTGATGATCATGGCGAGgaattgtcagatgacctgacttttcaaGAATTTTCGTGGGGTCCACAATCTGGAGTATACAGACGTGGGCATGTGGATGAGAATTTGTCTGAATAATAGTTTGGTATCTGATTATTGTGGcctggaattaattgtgaaatggggtaaaatgtgtTTTACTGATACAAAAATGTTCTTAATTACTTGTCTATTAAACATTCCTCTCTACTGGGGCCAACTAAACAGAAAACCTaaatataaaaattatttgaaaaaaataaagaccCTACCACACAATTGGGTGTCATCCATGGTAACTCAAAAATGGGAAGATGTGTGGTAGATCTCAAAACAGTGCTAAAAATAGGAAAATAATTGTGGGCAATTcaaagaaaaaataagcaacatcGCCATTGATTTTTAGTTTCTGTGATACTAAATACATttagttttttaatttttactatttaaaaaaatattctaatttaAAAATCATTTCATATTGCCATATtccgagacccataacttttttatttttcggtcggtAGAGTTGTATATGggcttttttttttccagtacaaGCTATAGTTCCGATATTGTTTTATTCCATTCATTTGGGAGACAAAGTGATCAAAAGCCAGTGATTCTGCCATTTTaatatattttctctttttttactgtaatttttttGTGCAGACAGCAGCACAAGCAGCAAAACCAAATGttatgttttctttatttttttagattttactaTTTTTAGTAGTTTCGGAAAAGTTGGTTGATTtgactttttatatttttctaatatttttgacaaatatttttacattttttttattggcATCCACAGGAAAATTGATCTTACAGTCGCTTGTACAGTAGAGTAAAATTAATAATCTCTTATTACTGTTCTCCAATTACCAACCGCCAAAATGCTGTTGTCAATGACAGCAGGATCCAAGAGGTTAGTTAATATGCTGTTGAGCCCTCTCCATAAGTGGGCACGTGTGCGGCGGACTTTACCAAAATGTAAAAGGAGTTTGGTTTGTGCTGTACATACTTGGCTTTTGGTTTACATACTGATCAACCGTAATATTAAATCCAATGAAAGTGAACATCATGTGACCATGTCATCTGTCAAGTGGTGGAAATATTAGACTGCATGTGAATAACAACAAAAGATATAAAATTTGTAAAATAATATCATTTTATTTATTGCCAAACTGGTGAAAATATTTAGTCTTCGCACTTCTTGTCTGTATACAGTGTAGCTTGCCTGATGTTTCATACATGTAGCTGTTGCGTCCCCTGAGAAGAAGCAAATCGTGATTAAAATGTATTCCTAAAATTATTTTATCAATCATAACACATATGACATAACATTAAGGTCTACAGTTTTGCTACAGGAAAAacgtatctttgtaccgtgttaaacGGCTGATAGAAAATATTAACATTTGAGAGTCCTGGTTGGTATCTTTCaatggctaactgagaagatggtaacaaataacaagctttccagactactcgaGTCTCTTCTTCCACACACATTGATTGATAGCCTTCTCTGAAGTGTGATCAGTCAACGTAAAGTGATTACAATGTGTCACAGCGGAAACCCACAAGCTTCATCAGTGCCACCCTACTCACTAGGACTACGGCCGTTTTGCGCCTTCTAAGTGCttctggacccgtagaagtgccaaGATGGCGCAAAACAGCGGTAGTCCGTCAGACTCTTTAACCTGTAAATCTCCCCTGCCACCTGCAAACCTCACTTGTTGTTTTGATGTTATCCTACCCATGGAATAAAGTAAGACATCAGCAAGGATCGGGTGAATGTTCCAATTCTTTATTAACTCTTCTGATTTTAACACTATACCTGCAGGTAaatatcgtttttttttttttagaatgacaggttccctttaaactcaatTTTGTGGACTCACAGCAGAAAAATATATGTCTTGAGAAATAGCTGACTGCGTGATGCGGCCATAGGCTATCTGCTTCGTATTTCCTATCAACTATGTCCATACGCATTGAATAAAGTGATTTTACTATTTATCGATCAATGTTTTGCCTTGGATATCTACTTGTCTATGAACTTTTTATACAGAGAACCACTAGCCAAGTAGCATAAGCCTGCAACTGCCAGCACTACAACTGAAGTTGATAATGTTATGAAGATAGTTGTGAATAACCTACTACATGGACTGTAGATATAAATCATGCCAGACAATATATTTTGGAATAAACTTCCCTATCTTAAATCTTCCAGCAGCAGCAGCCCAATGGTTAAGGCAATGGGCACCACTAGTCACAAAGAATAAGCCTGCAACCACCAACACTATAACCAAAATTGAAGATGTTATGAAGGTAGTGGCAAATAATCTTCTACACGGACTGAAGATGCAAATAATTcaagacaatatattttttttataaacttccCAATTAGTAGCCTAATGGTTAAGGCAATAAACTCCTAAACCAGGAATTGGGAGTTTGAGTCCCATCTGGGGTGTTTGTCAACCTCCCTTCTCCAAATAATCTGCTGGAATCTTTAACCTGCAGATAAAAGCCATTTAACTCGCTAATTTTCTCATGtgatgccctggaagaagctgaaaTTGCAGGCGAAACCCAGGGTTGGGCTGATCAGCCAGCGTTGCCATAAAGTGGGTGTATATGGATTATTCATGTTCAAGTTgttaactacactgctcaaaaaaataaagggaacacttaaacaacagaatataactccaagtaaatcaaacttctgtgaaatcaaactgtccacttaggaagcaacactgtttgacaatcaatttcacatgctgttgtacaaatggaatagacaacagatggaaattattggcaattatcaagacacactcaataaaggagtggttctgcaggtggggaccacagaccacatctcagtacaaatgctttctggctcatgttttggtcacttttgaatgttggttgtgctttcacgctcgtggtagcatgagatggactctacaacccacacaagtggctcaggtagtgcagctcatccagcatggcacatcaatgcgagctgtggcaagaaggtttgctgagtCTGTCacagtagtgtccagaggctggaggcgctaccgggagacaggccagtacaccaggagtcgtggagggggccgtaagagggcaataacccagcagcaggaccgctgcctcagcctttgtgtatggaggagcactgccagagccttgcaaaatgacctccagcaggccacaaatgtgcatgtgtctgcacaaacggttagaaaccaactccatgaggctgGTCTGattcccgatgtccacagatgggggttgtgctcacagcccaagaccatgaaggacgcttggcatttgccacagaacactaggattggcaaattcaccactggcactctgtgctcttcacagatgaaggcaggttcacactgagcacatgtgacaaacatgacagagtctgaagacaccgtggagagcgatctgctgcctgcaacatccttcagcatgaccggtttggcagtgggtcagtaataatgGGGGGGTGGCatatctttggagggccgcacagcccagaggtagccagactgccattaggtacagagatgagatcctcagaccccttgtgagaccatatgctgctgcggttggccctgggttcgtcctaatgcaggacaatgccagacctcatgtggctggagtgtgtcagcagttcctgtaagatgaaggcattgaagctatggactggcccatccattccccagacctaaatctgattgaacaaatctgggacatcatgtctcgcaccatccatcaatGTCATGATGCACCatggactgtccaggagttggcggatgctttattccagatctgggaggagatccctcaggagaacatccaccgcctcatcaggagcatgcccaggcattgtagggagatcatacaggcacatggaggccacacacactactgagcattatttccttgttttgaggcatttccactgaagttggatcagcctgtaacttcattttccactttgattttgagcatcattccaaatccagacctccgtgggtacagatgaaagcaatgatggaggaaggagagtcagctgacgctccctctcccatcattcccctctgcataTCACATCTCAGCGCAGCGGGTGTGATTACGTAATTACAACGTGCCCACTGTACTGAGATATGCAGAGGATCTGAAGAGACTGGAGCAGCAGGGGAACGGGCAgaggtgagcatttatttatttttaatgtgtggcctattgtatggagcactatgcgggtCCATTACAATGTATGGAGAGTCATGTGGGGCCCTTCATATTCTATGGAGCGCTATGtgaggccataatactgtatgaagcactacactatgttccaaattattatgcaactgacatttttatcggattttcctaaatggtcagtgcaaatgacagtcagtctaataaaagtcatcacccgttagattatacatcgaattttattgaagaaacctcccaatgataacagtataatctccaaaatgaataaagacttaaaatgcactgttccaaattattatgcacagtagcatttctaaacatttgatttgttttaaagaactgaaaatgctcatttgtggaattagcagcattaggaggtcacattcactgaataaaaaatctatttaactccaaaacatcctaacaggccaagttacatgataacataggacccttctgtgatatcaccttcacaatttctGCATCCATTGaaattgtgagtttttggagagtttctgcttgtatttcttccctccctgagctgctggtttgatgtgaactgcctcccaccctcatagatcttttgcttgatgatactccaaaggttctctatagggttgaggtcaggggaagatggtggccacaccatgagtttatctccttttatgcccatagcagccaatgactcagaggtattctttgcagcatgagatggggcattgccagcatgaagatgattttgctcctgaaggcacatttctgctttttataccatggaggaaagttgtcattcagaaactctatatactttgcagaggtcattttcacaccttcaggaaccttaaaggaccctaccagctgtttctccatgattccggcccaaaacatgactcctccacctccttgctgacgttgtagccttgttgggacatggtgccatccaccaaccatccactactccatccatctggaccatccagggttgctcaacgcttatcaataaacaagactgtttggaaattagtcttcatgtatgtgtgggcccaatgcaactatttctgcttgtgaacactgtttaagggtggccgaatagtaggtttatgcaccacagcaagcctttgaaggagcctacaccttgaggttcgagggactccagaggcaccagcagcttcaaatatctgtttgctgctttgtaatggctttttagcagctgctctcttaatccgatgaacttgccaggcagaaatcttcctcattatgcctttatcagcataaacacatctgtgctcaaatacagccacaaatctcttaacagtacgatgatcacgcttaagttttcaggaaatttctaatgttttcatcccttcaccaaggcattgcactatttgatgcttttcggtagcagagagatcctttttctttcccatgttacttgaaaactgtgacctgcttaataatgtggaacatcatttttaagtagttttcctttaattagaatcatctggaaaaccaattatcacatgtgtttaagattgatttcagtgattcattgagccctgagacacaataccatccacgagtttatttgaaaaataaaacaattaaatctttatcacacttaaatctaatttgcataataatttggaacacagtgtatgtgaggccattataccatatggatgactatgtggggctattatactatatggagaactttttgcgaccattatactgtatggaggcctgtgTGTAGATTAcagctggagaatcatactgtgatgtggTAACCATTCTTTGTTGGGGGGATTGAGGGTGGGGGAATATTGTAGGGTCATCATACCGTGAGCGTGAAGAATATTGTggaagaattcactgtgggggtatcttagtgtgttaaaattatttaaattaggctattgggccatatgctttttattgCTCTTATATAACATAGATtttgaataaaatattggaataatatattAGTCAAAATGTATTTTCTttgggggacaacccctttaactttgcttccatatgaaaaagttaatTGTTAAATTtgttgataaggaaaaacttcctcaattgtagacattttttatcctctttccgacgttgggcgtaataatacgttcacgtcggactccctccctttgatgtgggatccggcgctgagccctcatctttcccagaacttgtcagctgttttgaatagctgatatGTGTCTCTAACATCCGCGcatagaatcgcgatccacccgcggctgttaacccattaaatgccactgtcaatctctgacagcggcatttaactcacgcttccaAGAAGCGCAACGGAAATCCCGCCATCGGTGACCTCGTCACTTattcgcaggtcaccgatgggttggcatgacaaccagaggtctccagcagacctctatggttgtcatggccggattgctatgagcgacgCCCGGTGCTCGGCGCTAATAGCATTTCTGCTGTATACAGGCgatttgatcatcgcctgtatgtagcagagctgatcagacaactgcagcttctagtctcccatggaaactattgaagcatgcaaaaagtaaaaaaaaagtttttaaaaatattaaaaaaataaaaaaatatatatataaaagttcaaatcaccccactttcgcaccattcaaaataaaacaataaaaaaatcaaacatacacatatttggtatcgccacattcagaatcgcccgatctattcatataaaaaaataacctgatcgctaaacggcgtaactataacgggcgatcaaaagatcgtatctacaccaaaatggtatcagtaaaaaaaaaatcagcttggcgcgcaaaaaataagccctcacacagccccaagtcacaaaaatggagatgctacaggtcttggaaaatggcgccatttttttttcttttaccacagtttggcctttttttttcaccatttaaataaaaaagaacctagacatgtttggagtctatgaactcgtaatgacgtgaAGAATCATATTGGTAtttagcatttagtggacatggtaaaaaaaaaaccccacaactgtggaattgcacttttttggcaatttcaccgaacttggattttttttcccgtttttcagtacacgatatgttaaaaccaatgaggtcgttcaaaagtacaacttgtcccacaaacaacaagccatcaaatggccatattgaccaaaaaataaaaaagttatggctctggggagaaggggagcaaaaaaagaaaacgcaaaaacggaaaatggcccggggttaaggggttaaataaatatcaAGGGTGGCCCGTGACTtcatccaagcttttaattttggccctgtGTGAATTTGAGTTTGACATTCCTGGTTTAAATGGGAACTGGTCaccaaaaaaaatgctattaacttgcagatatcggattgatctgcaggttaatagcgttatttacCTGCCTGGCGCCTGCATTAGCAGAACTCTGCAGGGAGAAAATTTACTTTAGTCCCCCAGGACGCATTcaggtttcagtcacaggggcggcaccggcgctggttcagtcaccactctgagtatacagagcagctgctgtaaccgtgcccccggccctgactgccaCTGGCTCTTTATTGGGACCGGATGTCAGTCAGTGCGGGGGTGTGGTTACACCACTCTAGGGTAAGCCTGTAttttcagagtggtgactgaaacccAAATGACGCCGGAGGTTGGCTAAGTACAGGCGCTGGGTAGGGTAATAAGGCCATTAACCTGAAGATTGACTCCATCTCTGCTGGTTAGTAGTGTTTTTtgtggtgtcaggttccctttaaaacatgctaaaaaaaaccctgaaaatatgAATGGTAAATGGACTGTCCATAGAAATAATTGGTAAGATTCTTTGAGCATTTTTCAAGTTCTTTTTTTCTTGTTGCAGTGTGAACAGATCCTAAGGATTTTAGGAGGGAAAGCAGTCAAGGAGGAGGCATTACAAGTACCTCTCACTTGAAAAAACTTTTCCAGGTACTccctatttttagattttttttatatttagattttttcagaagATACAGCTGCATGACCAGTTTTTTGATTGGTGAGTGATGGTTGTCTAGGTCAGGGTTATTACCTTGACCACAAAAAATAAAATTTCTCCTAAAAACCATAAGGGCATTACGAGGCCATATGCGTAGTTTCATCCAGAAGGCCCAAAAAGCACACTTGGTTTATGAGGGATGGGGTCATAGAATATTTCCTATCTTTGTGCCATGAATAAGCATACCGCATTAATATTTATTATCGATTTAATGCAATGgattaaatatatacagtatatgtaaaaaTATGAACTTGGTTAAGGGTGATATATGTCTTCTATGTCACGTCTCAGCACTTGTATACCTTTTAGGTGTCATGTCAGATCACTCTCCTCCAACTTGCTGTAATCATCAATCCGCTTTTCCACTACTTCACGAATTAATACTAAAAGTAATGAAAAggattaaaaacaaaaataaaaatactacATTTTCCATGAATTGGGattttactgtaatgagcgatttTTATTGGAGCAGACAACTAAAAAGATGTTAAAATGCAAAATGTTGTACTTCTTGATAGCTAAACTCAACTAATAAAGTAGATTTTTAGAAAATATATAACGGTATTGAAATTCAATGTGTCATACAAGATCTTTACTGTGTGCGCAGAAAAGTGGGTGCAGACCAAAAGATACTAAACTATTTATCAGATTTAAGTACCAATAGGGTTATTATTGATAACACTTTGTTCAGGGGGTGCTGAGCAAAGAACTTCACGCTATATTACATCCACATTCCCTTCTACTCTTTAATCGGTGAAAATCGGTCCCAACAcgtaccgcaatgcatggactgaccGCAGGTCACCCGACCCGAACGTCACAGTCTCGTATATCTCAATGAGGATGTGATGCTCGGGTCAGGAGACGGCCGCTCTGGGCATTGTGGGCCATGATCGGACAGATTGTACAGACGTCTGAAGAAGCCTTTAAGGATACTTTTACATAACATTTGTCCTGAAATATGTAAGACATGACTTACGGTCAAGCACCGTCCTGCCCAGTTCATTCCTCTCTAGTGCCTTCGTCACCTCACCCATTAGCCATGGCATGAATCCCGCCTCAACATCTGTTAAACATATAAATACTTTGGTAAGTGGAAAGCTTTAGAAAAATGCACAATAAGTATATGTGCTTATGACGTGTTTATGTCGCCGGCAAATCCGCCAAGGTTTTCCTAGGCAAAGCCGTTCAGGAAAAAGATGGTGGTCTTTTATCTGAAGTATCTATGCCACTTTTACCATAGTTGTTACGAGTACGACTGTGCTACTTCTTTAAAAAAACTTCATCGTTTAAGAACCCTGAAGAGGTCAAGAGAAGTAACAAAAGATTGAACATGCACATGTCGTTTTTATACTGCGGTTTACTAGGTTcggtttttttaacaaaaaagtctTCTGTAAGGAAAGCCAGATCATCTTAAGGGTATGAGAATATGACATCTTTTAGACACCTGCATGCCTGTCGATTTTTTTCAAGGATAAGACACTTCAAGGAAAACGCTGGTTGTGTTTTTTTCCTGAAGTTATTTTTTTGGTGTCTTTTTGGTCATTTTTTGTAAGGGCTTTTATTGATGTTTATGTAACGTGTATGTATAAAACAGCGAGTGGGTTTCAAGAATGGTCAAGTCACTTCTTTACACCACTTTACGGCCCTGGAAGTCaggcacagttaaaaaaaaaagctgaaaagactgaacatatgcacagcaagtcgttctcacattgcagtgcatatgttcaaTCTTTTTAGCGTTTAtttagtgctttttcaggtgggttaaAGAGCGGACGcgcctgaaaaagatgttgtgtgcatgTAGCCTATCAAGCAACTGCTACAATAAAATAAAATGCCATGCATTGTTTGACACTGACTAACCTCTTTCCACCGGGTCATAGAAATATCCGTTGTCCCTTAAGCTGCTGAATACAGAAGGAATAAGATCCGCCAGGTATTGCTGGGCAAAGGCTCTAGCTGCTACTTTCTCTGCCGTCTCCTTTTCTTTCAGTAGCATTTCTCTCTGCTGCCGTTTTCTCCGTTCCTGAAAAGAAAAGGAAAGACACACTGTAGATTTCCAATACTTGGAGACTATTTGAGTGGCAGACATTGAGCTTTAAATGAACTTCTAGGTGGTTACCTTTTCCTCTCGATGCCGTCTTTCTTGTTCTTCAAGCCGCTGTGCTTCAGCAAGCTCAGCATTCCGCAGTTCCTCAAAAGTACGCTGCTGTGCCCTTAAGTTTGCCAGTTCTTCTTCTTCCATCACTTCCAGAAGAGCCTGCTCAATTGTCTTTCCAATCAACACCTCCAATATCGGCTTTACTTCCAGATCAAAGTCAAAAAGCTGAAAAAATAATGTAAACATAAGATCGGAAACATCCTTATCCAGAACTATAAAGAGTATGGGCATCTCTTAGATGCTGACTGTCATTAATTGTCTTCAGAATGCCCTACATTGTCTTTACACTGCACGACTATCAGAAACAAGCATTCCCAGCCAGTGCAAATTACCTAGTGAATGAGCAAAACATTTGTTCGTCAGGTGAAATTTTCTTTTAGCTGGCTTAAAAAAACATTGTTCTTGGCAGCGTAATGTCCTGTGTAAACAGTACATGGGCTGCACTGAAAGGATCTATTACCGATTGTTCTGAGCACATCTGAAGCTTTGACTGCTTGTCTAAACAGGCTGTTAAAACACTGGCAAGTGAGTTGCGAATCGTGGTCGTTTACACTGCTAGTTGACTGTTGTAAACCCAGTTTCAGTATTGTACATAGTAAAAAAAGACATAATTTCTCCTGTTGCGTAGTCTGGGAATGTTTTAACTGTTTGATAACATTTGTAGTTTATCTTCTCACAGTAATTAGTCATCAATGGTCATGATTTACGCTTAGCATATGTTCAGAAGATTGCATAATCTCACTTCCGAAGTCTATGTCATATTGGTacggatatgaaaaaaaaaattgagtggaAAAATCAGGTTAATGAGTAGACTTGGTTGTTCTCATAACTTTTATACGTTCTAAAATAATGGGCATTCAACTCTTCATTTCGTATCTCATCACACATGATACCTGACAGGATCTCTACTGATCAGATGACCTGTTAAAATGCCGTAGAAGTCTACATTGGGAACAGGAGAATATGCCTTTTCCAGTACAAAGCAGCCTGTCAATTGTCACCAAAAATCAACAGAAAtaataaaaatgtacaaaaagGCATTGGCTGCTTTCGTAAATCCATGTGAATACGCTAAACGCTTTAAGGGACATCACATGCCCACCACCATCTTCAATGCTATGGACGTTTCAGCAGCTGCTATATACTGTTTATACACTGGGGTTATGGGCAGCCGGGGGCTTAGGACTGGGATGCTGCAATAACAAAAGAGGGAGCTACGGTTTAACCTGTTAAATTATTTGCAATTGAAATAATAGTGTTACACTATCTGAAAGAATAGTAAAAAAGCCAGCAGTGTCGTGTCAAGGGTCTCTACTGGTTTAGAATACATCATTTGTTTAGGACTTATAGAAAACTAAATTGGTAATAGATATGTACTTCTCCTTCCAGGATCTGAGTTGCAACATCAGTACCAGTCTTAGCTGGGATGAAGAGAGGTGTCGGAGGTCTGTCCAGGAACGCATCTGTCTGGCATTCCATGTCCTTTTCCTCGACGCGGTCACTGAGCTCTTCTAAGTAAAGCTCTGAAACAAAGACCATATAAGAATAAtagtttttatttctatagcaccaacatattccacagcactttacaatgaaTATGATACTGGGATAACCCGTCATCAATCTGCCATGTCCCCTTTACCCaacccaacttttaacccttctgagatcgggtgtaatagtacgccgatgtcggactccctccctttgatgtgggctccggcgctgagtctaCATATTTCCCagaacatatcagctgttttgaacagcttacatgtgcctctaacagccataaatggaatcgtgatccaccctcggctgttaacccgttaaatgctgctgctaatctctgacaccggcatttaactcgcgctttcagcaagtgcgccggaaatcccgccaatcggtgaccccatcatgtgatcacgggccaccaatgggttgg is a window of Ranitomeya variabilis isolate aRanVar5 chromosome 2, aRanVar5.hap1, whole genome shotgun sequence DNA encoding:
- the RSPH3 gene encoding radial spoke head protein 3 homolog → MTSVLPSQKEMGSRTYTFSSQPRVVQNRRKYRGTQPLMAEETCNYGNIMYDPRVVRGSTYAQHILPLSAQLDPVEIQRNQEACRRALAKRRAKEILRSRSPEPVEGRKHIDVQTELYLEELSDRVEEKDMECQTDAFLDRPPTPLFIPAKTGTDVATQILEGELFDFDLEVKPILEVLIGKTIEQALLEVMEEEELANLRAQQRTFEELRNAELAEAQRLEEQERRHREEKERRKRQQREMLLKEKETAEKVAARAFAQQYLADLIPSVFSSLRDNGYFYDPVERDVEAGFMPWLMGEVTKALERNELGRTVLDLLIREVVEKRIDDYSKLEESDLT